Proteins found in one Sorghum bicolor cultivar BTx623 chromosome 1, Sorghum_bicolor_NCBIv3, whole genome shotgun sequence genomic segment:
- the LOC8064503 gene encoding uncharacterized protein LOC8064503 codes for MALPPAAVAAVCHQSPHLLLRRGGGGLLPPPSPPATLPFAMRGVASAPARLPPARFSLSPIPKSFSTSSALPWIECEEQGFVQLFLMAGVFMMSLRSLGQKHRLNDLAVDNADLRREREDLSHHMRDLQDALRREADADSSGALASHLRRIFTAHPAPATAVEDQ; via the coding sequence ATGGCGCTGCCACCCGCGGCGGTTGCCGCCGTCTGCCACCAAAGCCCGCACCTGCTCCTCCGTCGCGGCGGTGGGGGTCTCCTCCCACCGCCTTCGCCCCCCGCCACGCTCCCCTTCGCCATGCGGGGTGTGGCCTCCGCGCCGGCGCGCCTGCCGCCGGCACGGTTCTCGCTCTCCCCCATCCCGAAGAGCTTCTCCACCTCGAGTGCGCTGCCATGGATCGAGTGCGAAGAGCAAGGGTTCGTGCAGCTGTTCCTGATGGCGGGCGTCTTCATGATGAGCCTGCGGTCCCTAGGCCAGAAGCACCGCCTGAAcgacctcgccgtcgacaacGCCGACCTCCGCCGCGAGCGCGAGGACCTCTCCCACCACATGCGAGACCTCCAGGACGCGCTCCGCAGGGAGGCGGACGCCGATTCGTCCGGCGCCCTCGCGTCCCACCTCCGCCGCATCTTCACCGCCCACCCTGCGCCCGCGACCGCCGTCGAGGACCAGTAG